A single genomic interval of Methanolacinia paynteri harbors:
- a CDS encoding RlmE family RNA methyltransferase → MGSQWGKDKYYNKSRSEGYRSRAAYKLLDIQKRFAIIRDDDNVVDLGAAPGSWMQVLRDMTSGAIVGVDLNPIAPIENTIQITGDFTTEKIQEKIISHIHEVNVVVCDASPKLSGSKSYDQARAIGLNQEAFEFARRVLKQGGNFVIKSFQGEMFPELLNDIRGSFYSVKVYRTTASRRGSTETYIIAKNFRGYNGAPD, encoded by the coding sequence ATGGGATCTCAGTGGGGAAAGGACAAATATTACAATAAATCCAGATCCGAAGGCTATCGTTCAAGGGCCGCATACAAGCTTCTCGATATCCAGAAGCGGTTCGCCATAATCAGGGATGACGACAATGTCGTAGATCTCGGTGCTGCACCCGGAAGCTGGATGCAGGTGCTGCGCGATATGACTTCAGGAGCTATTGTAGGCGTCGATCTGAATCCAATCGCCCCAATAGAGAATACAATACAGATAACAGGAGATTTCACAACTGAAAAGATACAGGAAAAGATCATCTCGCATATTCACGAGGTTAATGTAGTGGTATGCGACGCATCTCCCAAACTTTCCGGAAGCAAATCATACGATCAGGCAAGAGCTATAGGACTCAATCAGGAAGCATTTGAGTTCGCCCGCAGAGTCCTTAAACAAGGCGGAAACTTTGTCATAAAATCCTTCCAGGGAGAGATGTTCCCGGAACTGCTGAACGATATCAGGGGATCTTTCTATTCCGTGAAGGTCTACAGGACAACGGCGTCACGCAGGGGAAGCACTGAGACATATATCATTGCAAAAAATTTCAGGGGATACAATGGAGCACCTGATTGA
- a CDS encoding transcriptional regulator, which produces MNLPLCDIMTCDEVVRNYLPQLRAELVCRLVEEKGISQAKVAKWMGISRAAVSQYMSRKRGSGEIYISMDLDDIIESWADGVITGEGSVTICDICRCVQKVNQITRKPK; this is translated from the coding sequence ATGAACCTGCCCCTCTGTGATATAATGACCTGTGACGAGGTGGTTAGAAATTATCTTCCGCAACTCCGTGCAGAACTTGTCTGCCGCCTCGTCGAAGAAAAAGGCATATCCCAGGCAAAGGTGGCAAAATGGATGGGCATATCGAGGGCAGCAGTGTCCCAGTACATGAGCAGAAAGCGCGGGTCCGGAGAGATCTATATTAGCATGGATCTGGATGACATTATCGAGTCGTGGGCCGACGGAGTGATAACCGGCGAAGGTTCAGTTACGATTTGCGATATATGCCGCTGCGTCCAGAAAGTAAACCAGATTACCAGAAAGCCGAAATAG
- the npdG gene encoding NADPH-dependent F420 reductase — protein sequence MKIGIIGGTGDIGEGLAHRLSQNHEIYIGSRDKDKACETSECMIKALSEKGINAHCQGVTNQDAVDMGDIVVISVNYRHLESTIKSLTGFEDKIVVTPVNPIGKTDHFYYDPPEEGSAALAIKKMLPESAKIVGAFNNISAQKWKKLDEVLDYSVAVCGDDLQSKQIVMGLVEEVSELTAYDAGPLESSSIIESITPLILNIAKYNNMKDVGIKFY from the coding sequence ATGAAGATTGGCATTATCGGAGGTACGGGCGACATTGGTGAGGGGCTTGCACATCGCCTTTCACAGAATCACGAGATCTACATCGGTTCACGCGACAAGGACAAGGCATGCGAGACAAGTGAATGCATGATCAAAGCCCTTTCGGAAAAGGGCATAAATGCCCACTGCCAGGGAGTAACCAACCAGGATGCTGTCGACATGGGCGATATCGTCGTCATATCCGTCAATTACAGGCACCTTGAATCAACGATAAAATCCCTGACAGGTTTTGAAGACAAGATAGTAGTAACTCCGGTTAACCCGATTGGAAAAACAGATCATTTCTACTATGACCCTCCGGAGGAAGGCTCGGCAGCGCTTGCAATTAAAAAAATGCTTCCGGAGAGTGCAAAGATCGTAGGAGCTTTCAACAACATCTCAGCGCAAAAATGGAAGAAACTCGATGAAGTTCTGGATTATTCGGTCGCAGTATGTGGCGATGACCTTCAATCAAAGCAGATCGTTATGGGCCTTGTAGAAGAGGTATCGGAACTTACCGCATATGATGCAGGCCCGCTCGAGTCTTCTTCTATCATCGAGAGCATCACCCCCCTGATACTCAATATCGCGAAATACAACAATATGAAAGATGTAGGGATTAAATTCTACTAA
- a CDS encoding DNA polymerase sliding clamp, translating to MLKAAINTGIFKELIDVMAAMVTECRMHVSSEGFKMRAVDTANVAMVSLELSSNAFTSYNATENEIGVDINKMKNIVAMMERDEILSLELPEGGHKMEMSFSGYKYSIALLDVNTVRKDPNPPSISLPGKVVISGTALNNSIKAAALVSDKIAFGINPDKGVFYMEADGDMDHIYYELAKEDLVSFIPAEARSLFSLDYLKDLGRVMGKSDQVEIHIGVDHPVKFVFSIADGKGHVEYLLAPRIEAD from the coding sequence ATGTTAAAAGCAGCAATTAACACTGGTATCTTTAAGGAATTAATAGATGTAATGGCCGCAATGGTTACGGAATGCCGCATGCACGTCAGCTCTGAAGGCTTCAAGATGCGTGCCGTAGATACGGCCAACGTTGCAATGGTATCCCTCGAACTCTCATCCAATGCATTTACTTCTTACAATGCAACGGAGAACGAGATCGGGGTTGACATCAACAAGATGAAGAATATCGTCGCAATGATGGAAAGAGATGAGATCCTTTCTCTTGAGCTCCCTGAAGGAGGCCATAAGATGGAGATGTCTTTTTCGGGCTATAAATACTCCATCGCGCTTCTGGATGTGAATACGGTACGCAAGGATCCGAACCCCCCGTCTATAAGCCTTCCGGGAAAGGTCGTAATATCGGGTACAGCGCTTAATAATTCGATCAAAGCAGCCGCACTCGTCTCGGATAAGATCGCATTCGGTATAAATCCCGACAAGGGAGTCTTCTATATGGAGGCAGACGGGGATATGGATCACATCTATTATGAGCTTGCGAAAGAGGATCTCGTCTCGTTTATCCCGGCAGAGGCAAGATCTCTGTTCTCACTGGATTACCTGAAGGACCTTGGAAGGGTTATGGGCAAATCCGATCAGGTCGAGATTCATATCGGTGTGGATCACCCTGTTAAATTCGTATTCAGCATCGCAGACGGAAAAGGGCATGTAGAATATCTTCTTGCACCGCGTATTGAAGCTGACTGA
- a CDS encoding FMN-binding glutamate synthase family protein, giving the protein MANLKTPNANEAVHTSNRSRNVVPMSGMCSRCVDGCKGNCDIWLSSFRGREVLYPGPFGEVTAGADKDYPIDYSHLNIHGYAVGANGLPEGVSADPDTAVFEDVNTETEYGWDIKVPMRVPIFTGALGSTDIARINWEHFAVGAAISGITLVCGENVCGVDPDLKRDNKGKVIESPEMDRRIETYKKFHEGYGEILVQMNVEDTRLGTAEYVSSKHNLETLELKWGQGAKCIGGEIKVRSLSRATELKERGYIVLPDPTRHDIQKAFEDGAIKEFERHSRLGFVTKEGFLEEVDRLRDIGFKRVTLKTGAYSMKELAMAIRYSSEAKIDLLTIDGAPGGTGMSPWPMMNEWGIPTFYLQSLAYEFATKLEKKGYRVPDLAIAGGFADEANAFKALCMGAPYFKAVCMGRALMIPGMVGKNIGKWLEKDELPKTVSKYGTKIEEIFVSYQELKEKYDGRIDEIPLGAVGIYTYAQRFRTGMQQIMAGSRNFSLNSISRNDLMALTPEASEVSGIPYVMESYKDEALDILLE; this is encoded by the coding sequence ATGGCGAATCTAAAGACACCAAATGCAAATGAAGCTGTACACACATCGAACCGTTCAAGAAATGTCGTACCTATGTCAGGCATGTGCTCGAGATGTGTTGACGGATGCAAAGGCAACTGTGACATCTGGCTGTCCTCTTTCAGGGGACGTGAAGTACTGTACCCGGGACCCTTCGGCGAAGTAACCGCAGGAGCGGATAAAGACTACCCGATCGATTATTCGCATCTTAACATACACGGATATGCAGTAGGCGCCAACGGGCTGCCGGAAGGAGTCAGTGCAGATCCCGACACTGCGGTTTTTGAAGATGTCAACACTGAAACCGAATACGGATGGGATATCAAAGTACCGATGAGGGTTCCGATCTTTACCGGTGCACTCGGATCGACCGATATCGCCCGCATAAACTGGGAGCACTTTGCAGTAGGCGCCGCAATATCGGGAATTACACTTGTATGCGGTGAAAACGTGTGCGGTGTAGACCCCGATCTTAAACGCGACAACAAGGGCAAGGTCATAGAATCACCCGAGATGGACAGGAGAATCGAGACCTACAAGAAGTTCCACGAAGGTTACGGAGAGATCCTCGTCCAGATGAACGTCGAGGACACCAGGCTCGGAACAGCCGAATATGTCTCGAGCAAGCACAATCTTGAAACTCTCGAACTCAAGTGGGGACAGGGAGCAAAATGTATCGGCGGTGAGATCAAAGTTCGCTCACTCTCAAGAGCGACTGAACTCAAAGAGCGTGGATATATAGTTCTTCCAGACCCGACACGCCACGACATCCAGAAGGCCTTTGAAGACGGGGCAATCAAAGAGTTTGAGCGCCATTCCCGTCTTGGATTCGTAACAAAGGAAGGATTCCTCGAAGAAGTCGACCGTCTCCGTGATATCGGTTTCAAGAGGGTCACTCTTAAGACAGGCGCATATTCGATGAAGGAGCTTGCAATGGCGATCCGCTATTCATCGGAAGCAAAGATCGACCTTCTTACGATCGACGGCGCACCCGGCGGAACCGGAATGAGCCCGTGGCCGATGATGAACGAATGGGGTATTCCGACATTCTATCTACAGTCACTTGCATACGAATTCGCAACAAAACTCGAGAAGAAGGGGTACCGCGTACCCGATCTCGCCATCGCCGGCGGATTCGCAGACGAAGCAAACGCCTTCAAGGCACTCTGTATGGGTGCACCGTACTTCAAGGCAGTCTGTATGGGCCGTGCACTCATGATCCCCGGAATGGTCGGAAAGAATATCGGGAAATGGCTCGAGAAAGACGAACTCCCGAAGACAGTTTCCAAGTACGGCACAAAGATTGAGGAGATCTTCGTATCTTACCAGGAGCTCAAAGAAAAATACGACGGAAGAATCGACGAGATCCCGCTCGGAGCAGTCGGCATATACACATATGCTCAGCGCTTCAGAACCGGCATGCAGCAGATCATGGCAGGAAGCCGCAATTTCAGCCTGAATTCAATTTCCAGAAACGATCTTATGGCATTGACACCCGAAGCCTCGGAAGTATCGGGAATACCGTACGTTATGGAATCATACAAGGACGAAGCTCTGGACATTCTCCTTGAATAA
- a CDS encoding Mrp/NBP35 family ATP-binding protein: MTEKTEQSSCDGQCSSCPSATNCNDPQKAASGIQPKVQMNVKNVILVLSGKGGVGKSTVATNLAMALSNKGYNTGLADLDIHGPNIPKMLGIEDQKLGSYDGKTIEPVKVSGKLGVVSMAFLLPDTSSPVVWRGAMKNTAIKQFLEDVNWGELDYLVVDLPPGTGDEALSVAQLAPNIAGAVIVTTPQDVAILDSSKSVKFIEKLGLKVLGIIENMSGLVCPHCGDVIDLFGRGGGEKAAKELNVPYLGSIPIDPDMRIAGDEGKPFILKRDGSEQNKVTWKHVDEVMENILKQIDN; this comes from the coding sequence ATGACAGAGAAGACAGAACAATCATCATGCGACGGGCAGTGTTCATCATGTCCTTCAGCTACAAACTGCAATGATCCCCAGAAAGCGGCTTCAGGAATTCAGCCCAAAGTCCAGATGAACGTAAAGAACGTTATCCTTGTCCTGAGCGGGAAGGGAGGAGTCGGAAAGAGTACTGTAGCAACAAATCTTGCAATGGCGCTTTCGAACAAGGGATACAACACGGGCCTTGCCGATTTGGATATTCATGGCCCCAACATCCCGAAAATGCTCGGAATCGAGGACCAGAAGCTCGGATCGTATGACGGAAAGACCATAGAACCGGTAAAGGTCTCAGGAAAGCTGGGTGTAGTTTCGATGGCATTCCTCCTGCCCGATACATCAAGCCCTGTTGTCTGGAGGGGCGCTATGAAGAATACTGCCATAAAGCAGTTCCTTGAAGATGTCAACTGGGGAGAACTTGATTATCTGGTAGTTGATCTTCCGCCGGGAACCGGGGATGAAGCACTTTCGGTCGCCCAGCTGGCCCCGAATATTGCAGGTGCCGTAATCGTGACAACACCACAGGATGTTGCAATTCTCGACTCTTCAAAGTCCGTTAAGTTTATTGAAAAACTTGGACTGAAGGTTCTTGGAATTATCGAGAATATGAGCGGACTGGTCTGCCCGCACTGCGGCGATGTAATCGATCTCTTCGGAAGAGGCGGCGGAGAAAAAGCTGCAAAAGAGCTCAACGTTCCATACCTCGGGAGCATTCCGATCGATCCTGATATGAGAATCGCAGGCGACGAAGGAAAGCCGTTCATCCTGAAAAGAGACGGGAGCGAACAGAACAAAGTCACATGGAAGCATGTCGACGAAGTAATGGAAAATATTCTTAAACAAATCGACAATTAA
- the moaA gene encoding GTP 3',8-cyclase MoaA: MEHLIDRYNRPVTNLRISLTPKCNLKCSYCHREGEKKSGGEIPIEDLREIFRVAELFNINSVKLTGGEPLLRKDICEIISMIPESMQSSLTTNGTLLAGCAHDLKEAGLSRVNISIDSLSRERYKEISGVDSLDKVLAGIDAAIAEGLTPVKLNVVLLKGINDTEIDDFIEFAKTKENLVLQFIELMDFSSGECGGFDINKLEEDLETRSRTIITRRMHHRKKYCLEGAEIEIVKPMHNNEFCGHCNRLRITSDGFLKPCLLRNDNHIDIRGKRGKEMEDLFRAAVDAREPFFK, encoded by the coding sequence ATGGAGCACCTGATTGATCGCTATAACAGGCCGGTTACCAACCTCAGGATAAGCCTTACTCCTAAGTGCAACCTGAAATGTTCATACTGCCACCGGGAGGGAGAGAAAAAATCTGGCGGGGAGATCCCGATAGAGGATCTTCGCGAGATCTTCAGGGTCGCGGAACTCTTCAATATAAACAGCGTGAAGCTGACCGGCGGAGAGCCTCTTCTCAGGAAGGATATCTGCGAGATCATCTCCATGATCCCGGAAAGCATGCAGTCTTCACTTACTACAAACGGCACTCTTCTTGCGGGTTGCGCACATGACCTAAAAGAGGCCGGCCTGTCAAGGGTCAACATCAGTATAGACAGCCTGAGCCGGGAACGCTATAAAGAGATAAGCGGTGTCGATTCTCTCGACAAAGTTCTCGCCGGTATCGACGCGGCAATTGCTGAAGGTCTTACCCCTGTAAAACTGAATGTAGTCCTGCTAAAAGGGATCAATGACACCGAGATCGATGATTTTATTGAATTTGCAAAAACAAAAGAAAACCTGGTACTGCAGTTTATCGAACTGATGGATTTCAGCAGTGGCGAATGCGGGGGATTTGACATAAATAAGCTGGAGGAGGATCTGGAGACCAGGTCAAGGACCATAATTACAAGAAGGATGCATCACCGGAAGAAATACTGCCTCGAAGGAGCCGAGATAGAGATTGTAAAACCGATGCATAACAACGAATTCTGTGGGCACTGCAACCGGCTCAGGATTACATCGGATGGTTTCCTGAAACCGTGCCTTCTCAGGAACGACAATCACATCGACATAAGGGGAAAACGCGGAAAGGAGATGGAAGACCTCTTCAGGGCTGCAGTCGATGCGAGGGAACCTTTCTTCAAATAG
- a CDS encoding ArgE/DapE family deacylase, with the protein MNERPDVVELCSELVRIDSENPPGDTSAVIDYIQTIFENFDIPFFRTDLPCGKSNIQTVLQNRPLLLLGHVDVVPAMPEGWEYDPFSAKIVDGYIFGRGTADMKGGCAALITAFIDKWIENRDVPANLCFVCDEESGGPSGTRHLIKEGLLQPCDCLIAECTPSLHPSIGQKGILRMRIEFTGEPGHGSLYPEVGVSSIEKALEFVCHIREINRRTYPVSEEFDCIIKESGKIIGKATGITSVENILKKVTYNPGLIRGGERINIVAQKCCLELEMRIPWGCSPEELLEELSSICTNDRITAKEFSWPTYTDENSDIVKIALQNIQKVYKDIPSPFVQWAATDARFLRRNGFNVIEYGPGEINTLHGVNEAVSIEELKKSVEVYKGIIQCYTGR; encoded by the coding sequence ATGAACGAAAGACCCGATGTTGTAGAATTATGCTCGGAGCTTGTAAGGATTGATAGTGAGAACCCTCCGGGCGATACATCGGCAGTTATCGATTATATACAAACCATTTTTGAGAATTTTGATATTCCGTTTTTTAGAACGGATCTTCCCTGTGGGAAGAGCAATATCCAGACAGTTCTTCAAAACCGTCCGCTTCTCCTCCTCGGCCACGTCGATGTGGTTCCTGCCATGCCAGAAGGATGGGAGTATGATCCCTTCTCGGCTAAGATCGTCGACGGGTACATCTTCGGCCGCGGCACTGCGGATATGAAGGGCGGTTGTGCTGCACTAATAACGGCATTTATTGATAAGTGGATAGAAAACCGGGATGTCCCTGCCAATCTCTGTTTCGTCTGCGACGAAGAGTCCGGCGGACCGTCCGGGACCAGACACCTGATCAAGGAAGGTCTTTTACAGCCCTGCGATTGTCTCATTGCAGAATGTACTCCGTCTCTTCACCCGTCTATAGGGCAGAAAGGAATTCTTAGAATGAGGATCGAGTTCACAGGAGAACCGGGACACGGTTCACTTTATCCGGAAGTCGGAGTCAGTTCGATAGAAAAAGCACTTGAATTCGTCTGCCACATAAGAGAAATAAACAGGAGAACCTATCCTGTTTCAGAAGAATTCGACTGCATTATTAAGGAATCCGGAAAAATTATTGGGAAAGCGACAGGCATTACTTCCGTTGAAAACATTTTGAAGAAGGTAACGTACAACCCCGGACTTATCAGGGGCGGGGAGAGGATAAACATCGTTGCACAGAAATGCTGTCTCGAACTTGAAATGAGAATCCCATGGGGATGCAGTCCGGAGGAACTTCTCGAAGAACTGAGTTCTATATGCACTAATGACAGGATAACGGCAAAAGAATTCTCTTGGCCGACGTATACGGATGAAAATTCCGATATTGTCAAAATAGCTCTTCAGAATATCCAAAAGGTGTACAAAGATATCCCGTCTCCTTTTGTACAATGGGCGGCCACGGATGCGAGATTCCTGAGGCGAAACGGATTCAATGTCATAGAATACGGACCGGGGGAGATCAATACGCTGCATGGTGTAAATGAGGCGGTTTCTATTGAAGAGCTGAAAAAATCCGTAGAGGTGTATAAAGGAATTATTCAGTGTTACACAGGCAGATAA
- a CDS encoding MarR family transcriptional regulator: MVVVNAVNKTGLPPSARILMRVLDDGKPRTFKDMTNEADIAPRTIRYALKRLKEKGLIIEKFNFRDARQVLYQKKEVPELGDSPDVATV; this comes from the coding sequence ATGGTAGTTGTTAACGCTGTGAACAAGACTGGGCTTCCGCCCTCCGCAAGGATCCTAATGAGGGTGCTTGATGACGGAAAGCCGCGAACGTTTAAGGACATGACGAACGAAGCCGACATAGCACCCCGTACTATACGCTATGCATTGAAGCGCTTAAAGGAGAAGGGCCTTATCATCGAGAAGTTCAACTTCCGTGACGCAAGGCAGGTTCTTTACCAGAAGAAAGAAGTGCCAGAACTTGGAGATTCTCCGGATGTGGCTACGGTATGA